GTAACGATGGCCATTACCTTCATCACCTCGTTGAGCTTGAGGTTTACATTGTTGATGTAAAGGTCCTGCATGCCGGTTACTATATCCCGGTAGTTCTCGCCCAGATCATAGGCCTGCATGATATGATCGTAAACATCTTTGAAGTATTTGGTGGTGCGATCGTCCAGGAGATCGCTTTCGCTGCGGATGATGCCGCTGATGAGATCCCGTACGGGAGCGAGATTACGTTTGAGCACGATCAGTTCCTTGCGGAGCTGGTTGATACGTGCGAGCGATTTGGTATTGCTCCTTCTGATCACTTCTTCTTCCACCATTTCGATCTGCTCACCGAGGCGCTCCATCACAATGAAGTAATTGTCTACTATCAGGTCCAGCATGGAGTACAGCAGGTAATCGGCTGTACGCTGGCGGATCTTACTGTTAGACATATTGAGCCTCGAGCGAAGCAGATCGAAAACGTCCCTGTGTGCATCTTCCTGGAAAGAGATCACAAAATCCTTTCCCAGTGCGATGCTGATCTGCTCTGTTTCCACTGTTTTTTTCTGATCGTTGTAGAAAAGCATATTCAGCAGACAGAAGAGCACTCCTTCCACCTCGTCCATTTTAGGACGCTGGTTGATGCTGAGAATATCTTCGATCAACAGGGGTGGATATCATAAGTTGTGCAAATGGTTTCTACATCTGATTTTCTTAATCCTTCTATATTGATCCAGGTTATCCGGCCATCTTTCCTGAATTTCTCGCAGGGCGAAACATTGTTGAAATGATGTACCTGGATATTGGCTGAATCATAATCGTACACGGTCACTTCCACATGTGTTGCTTCTTCCCGATGCGGCAATACAGTTGGGTTTACAGAAAGGATCTCCTTTGTCCGTTGTGTACCGAACAAGCTATTCAAACCGAAATAACGGAGATACTTCTGCGGACTCATGTGTTAGAGTTTTTCGTAAAGCGCTCTGAGTTTTTCGCGGGTCATGATGGATTCCCAGTCTTTACCCAATGCGTTTTCCCAGAGAGGTTTCATACCGAGAGAAACATTGATCATGGTGTCGAATTGTTCGTCAGACAATCCTTCACAGATGCCAACGGGAATATCGATCTTATTCTTGTCTACCATTTGTTTGAATTCGACTACTGCTTCGGGATAGTAATCTTCCAGGTGGTTCATCACAATGCAGTTGCCGATACCGTGTTTGGTGCCGAGCAGGTAGCTGAGACCATAACTAACGGCGTGGGCTACCCCAACCTGTGAATAAGCAATGCTCATGCCACCGGCGTAGGATGCCATCATCAGTTTATCGTCGCATTCATCATCCCAGGTATTCTTGCGAACGAACACGTCGCGGCAGAGCTCGAGTGCTTTTTCGCCGTAGGACTTGCTGAATTCATTGAGATAAGTTCCCTGCAGGCTTTCGATGCAGTGGATATAGCAATCCATTCCGGTGTAGAATCGTTGGTTGGCCGGCGCATTGGCGCAGAGCTCGGGGTCCAGTACGATCTGGTCGAATGGAGTGAAGTCTGAGTTCATGCCCAGTTTGCGGGTAGGTCCGGTGAGAACGGTTGTTCTGGATACTTCGGCGCCGGTACCGCTGAGGGTGGGGATACCTGCTTTGTACACACCGGGGAGCTTAACGAGGTCCCATCCCTGGTAATCGGCGGAAGATCCGGGATTGTTCATCATGAGGGATACGGCTTTGGCGAGGTCCATTACGGAGCCGCCGCCGATACCGATGATACCGCTGACGGTACCAAACTCGTCTTTCAGTTCTTTGGCAAGTTTGTCTACCTGTGTTGTTTTGGGCTCATAGGTTACATCGGCAAAAATGATCTTGTCTTTTCCGCGGAGGGGGATACGTTCTGTGAGGGATTTACCATTGCGAACGCCACCACCGTTCTGGAAATAATGATCCACTAAAAAGATCATGGGAGCATCGCCTTTTCTTTGTGGTGCGAGGATCTCATCCAGTTGATCAAAGCTGCCACGGCCATAAACCACATAGCTCACCATTCTGAAATTTCTGAACTTCATATCTAATATTCAGTAGGTTAAAAATAAGTTTGAAAGTATTGCGAAGTTATGGGTAATAAATAAACAAAAAAACGCAGCATGGAGCTGCGTTTTGTTATAAGAACCCTAACCAATCGCTGTATGTGGTGTACCAGCTATTTTAATTCCCGGCTGCGGTGATGGAATCCACATAAATTCCATACCAGTACTGTGGAACATGGGTTCCTGTTGCAGCTTGGGTAAGAGAGCCTAAATGATCAACGATAAGGATGTTGGAAAAAACATTGGCCTGTTGTTTTGCACTGGTATCGGTATTGGGCTGATAAAACGATTTAGCACAAATCAAACAAAAACGGTCATGAACAGGCGCACTGGTTTTTCATGGATAAAAAAATCTATATATCAAAAAACATGTAAAGATTGGAGATTTCCGACCGAAGTATGGGTAAAGGTAATTTTTATATGTATACCGTGAATCAGCAAATGAAAAAAAATTGCACAAATCGACAGATATGCGCAAGAATTTGCGGCACGATAACGTAAACAAAAACCTTATTCACATTCATTCCTGCAAAAAGCGGGAAAGCTGCGGTTATGTTTCACATTAATTCTGAATATAATTTATACTGACGGGCATAACGGCGCCTGTCATTTCAAAGAGCCACCTGTAAACTCCCGAGGTAAGCAATTTAGTATGCACATGTGAAAAACTCCTTTTTCAAAGGACAGGTTTGCCGGAAGCGATTCAACTCACCAGCGCAGCAGCTCCGAAAACCCCTGCACTATCGCCCATCGCTGGTTTGAGAACCGGTACATCGAGCCTGTTATTGAAGATATGATGTTGAAGTGATTGAATACCGGATGTATATAAGACATCGATATTACCAACTCCCCCACCCACTACAATAATATCAGGGTCTAACAGGTTTGTTACAACCGAAACGGCTTTTCCGAAGAACCAGGCTAATCTTTCTATGGTTTGCTTGGCAGCATCATTTTGCTGCGAGAGGTAATACTGAGTAATTTCTTTCAGGTTGGCCCTTGTACCGGATATCGATTCATAAAATCTTTCCAGTGCCGGGCCGGAGAGAATAGTTTCCACACAACCGGTCTTTCCACAATAACAGGGGCCTCCGCTTTCATCGAGGAAATTGTGACCCCATTCTCCGGCAATACCGTGACGGCCATTCCACAATTTGCCATTCACCACAATTCCGCCTCCAACTCCTGTTCCCAGGATGATCCCAAAAACAACGGCGGCGCCGGGAACTTTCTCTTTCACTACACCCCAATGGGTTTCTGCCAGTGCAAAACAATTGGCATCATTAGCAAGAACAACCGGAACGTTCAATAGTTCTTCAAGATCTTTTTTTAGCGGTTGTCCATTGAGTGCAGTACTGTTACAATTCTTCATCGTTTGCAATCCGGGATCAAGCACACCAGGCGTTCCAAATCCAATTCGTGTTGGCTGTAATCCGCTCTGCTCCTGCATTTGCTGAACCAATGTTTTGATCTGTTGCAGGATATGTTCATAACCTTTCTTTCTTTCAGTATCGATGCGCAGCCGCAACAGCGGCGTTGCTTCTTCAATGGACGGCAGGATCACTCCTTCTATCTTCGTTCCTCCGAGGTCAATGCCCCAAAGCGGATCGTTCATGAAAAAATTGTATCATTAAATGTAATTAAAATAGCAGCGTGAATTGCACAATCAGAAAAAATGAAACAATTTTGGTTTACCCGACAACAATTTTTATATGGCATCGTGGAAAACATTTGTAGAACAGCCCGGCTTAAATACTGACGAATATTTGTTAGTTGCCGCGAAAACAGTAACAGATCTCGGATGGGAAATCCATTTTATTTCCGACCACGGATTGATTGCCGGTATTCCCCTTTCAGTGAGGGCAAATTCCTGGGGTGAAACTTTTACACTCTGGCTTAATAACGGTGGCGCATACCTGGAGAGCCGCAGTAACGGAACGGTGATTGCTACCAAAAGGAACCAGCAGCATATTGAGAAGTTCCTCAGTCATTTTGAAGAATCGCAGGTACGAATAACTAAGGAAGAGCGGGAGCAATTACAGGCACGGGTAGCCGAAGTCAAAGCTACCGGCGATGATGATGTGCTGAACCCGCAATCTCCAAATTACCGCGATCCTTCCGTGAAAGAAAAATGGTATTTGCCCAAAGGTGGCTTTGTAGTTACTGCTGCGCTGATTGGGATCTGTGTATTGATGTTCGTTCTGATGGTGATGTCCGGAGGCCATTTGTTTGAGCCTTCCATTGAAGTGTTGATCAAATGGGGCGCCAACGCGAGGTTCCTGACTATCGTGAATGGAGAATGGTGGCGCATCTTCACCTGCATGTTTGAGCATATAGGTGTTATTCACCTGCTGGTGAATATGGTGAGTTTGTATATGATTGGAACATTGCTGGAGCCATTGATCGGAAAGTGGAGATTCCTTACGGCCTTTATCATTACCGGAGCAGGCGGAAGTATTGCGAGTATTATCTGGAACCCGAATGTAGTATCGGCGGGCGCCTCCGGCGCCATCTTTGGATTGTTCGGACTGATGCTGGCCCTGCTGAGTACCAACCTTGTTGAAAAGAACTTTCGCAATGCTATACTGCCGAATATAGGAACGATAGTAGTGATCAACCTCATTGCGGGGTTCAGGCCCGGCGTTGATTATGCAGCGCATATTGGTGGATTGGTCACAGGAATAGTGCTCGGGTATTTATATTTTCTGCTGATCAGAAAATCGAAGCGCCCTGTCCTCTATTCTATGATAAGTTCTGTGCTGTTGGGGATAGCTATTATTGCAGCGGGTTTCAACAGCCTGGAAAATGCGGAAACGAAATACAACAGGATTGTGCAGCAGGCTTTCAAATATGAAGAGGAAGGAATGAAGATCATGCCTAATCTGGAGACTGCCGATAAAGCCTGGTTGATCCAGTGCCTGTCTGAAGAAACGCTTCCTGCCTGGGAGTCTTTTCAAAAAGAGTTATCAAAGCTGGATCAGGTGCAACTGTCCCCGATTCTCATGAAGAAAAAAGTACTGTTGAAGGAATATGCTGAATTACGGTTGAAATATTTCGGGTTGATGCGGAAATCGCTCCAGGAAAATACCGATAGGTATGACACAGAGCTTGAAGACTATGGTAACCAGATAGGCGCAATTGTAGATGAACTTAATAAAATGAAATAAGAAAAGGCTCCGCGCGGAGCCTTTTCTTATTATATCATGACTGATCAGAATAACTTACTTGCTTTTTCCAGATCAGCGGGTGTATCGATCTCGATCCCCATATAATCCACTACGATCATTCGTAACGGTATGCCATACTCTAAGTAGCGAAGGCATTCGATCTTCTCGGCAGCTTCCAGCGGGGTCATGGGCCAGTTGGTGAAATCCAGCAGAGCCTGCTTGCGGAAGGCATACACGCCAATATGCTCATAATAAGTAACAGGCGCCTCAGTATCGCGGGGATATGGCAGTACGCTGCGGCTGAACATCAGCGAATTCATATTGCGATCCACGGCCACTTTCACGAAGTTCGGGTCTTCGATCTCTTCTTTTTTGGTAAGCACCTGCATCATGGATGCTACCTGAACCGTAGGATCATTGAAACATTGCAGCAACTTTTCCAGTGGCTTCTTTTGAACGAAGGGGGTATCGCCCTGAACGTTCAAAACAATATCCACATCCATATCGGTAACGGCTTCGGCTATGCGATCGCTGCCGCTCTGGTGCTCGCGGATGCTCATTTTGGCCTTGCCTCCGTTGGAGACGATCTCATTATAGATAATATCGCTGTCAGTAACCACTACCACTTCATCGAAGAGGCCGGTAGCAACGGTATTATCGTATGTGTGCCGGATAACGGTTTTGTTGCCCAGCGTCTGCATCAGCTTTGCGGGAAATCGGGTAGCGGCGTAGCGGGCCGGTATCATTGCGATCATTCTTGCCATAAATAGTCTTCTATTAGGAGAAGTGGTACAAAGGTAAAGCCTTGACCTAATATTGGGTCAAGGCTTCAGGAATATTCAGGCCAGGGCCCGATTATCAGTAATCTGTTTTTACATTTTTATTGAAAGGCAGTCCCAATTGATATTTGAGATTTTCGTCGGTGGCGTCTTCGAGTACATCCAGTCCATACTTCAGTTCACGTGGATCTACATATGCGAAAGTGCCGAAGAGACGGTCCCAAAGGGAAAAGATATTGGCGTAATTGGTATCTGTGTAAGGTCTTTTGTAGTGGTGATGCACTTTGTGCATATTGGGCGAAACGAAGATCCAGCTGATGGGTTTGTCAAGCCACTTTGGTACCCGGATATTCGCATGATTGAAATGAGTGAAGATGGCGGACACGCTGCGATACAGGAAATACAACCAGATCGGCAGGCCCAGTAAGAGGGCGCCGATAATAGTCGTGCCTTCGCGGAACATCCATTCGCCTGGGTGGTGGCGGGTGCCGGTGGTGACGTCCACTTTTGTATCGCTGTGGTGGATCATATGGAATTTCCACATCCATTTCACTTTATGCATCGCATAGTGAGGGAGGTATTGCGAAAAGAAATCCATCAGGAAGATCGCGAGAATGATAGTAGCCCAAACGGGCCAGTTCAACCAGTTGAGCAATCCGAAATTATTTTTGGTGACCCAGGCGCAAACCATAATAGTAATGGCGCCGAGCAGGATATTAAGAACAACGGTAGTGGCGAGGAACACGAGGTTCACTCCGGCGTGTTTGTATCTTTTGAAAGAGAATTTGAACAGCGGGTAAGCGCCCTCGATCAACCAGAACAAGATCATTCCGCCCATGAGGATGGCCATGCGTTGCCATGGCGCGATGTTTTCCCAGAATTGCACAAAGGATTCCATATGGCTAAAACTTGAACAGTAATTTACGATTAATGGCTGAAACAGAAAAACACAAGCTGAGCCAGTCATTCGCTGCAAAAGAAAAGGCGCCACCAGGGCGCCTTTCAAATATTCTTGAAAAATCTGCTTAGCTATTCAGCATCAATGGCATAACCAGCATCAGCATCTCTTCATTCTCTTCCTGCTCGGTTGGCTTGATGATACCGGCTTTGGTAGGTGTGCTCAGTTCGATCACCACATCATCACTTTCAGCGGCGTTCAGCATTTCAATGAGGAACTTACCGTTGAAAGCGATCTGAAGGTCTTCACCATTGTACTGACACTTCATACGCTCGGTTCCTTCGAAGCTGAAATCAACGTCCTGTGCAGCCAGTTGCAATTCGCTTCCGCTGATATTCAGAACTACCTGGTTAGTGCTCTTGTTACTGAAGATGCTTACGCGGCGGAGAGCACCCTGGAAGTCGGATTTATTGATAGTGAGTTTGTACGGGTTGTCTGCAGGGATCACCACGCGGTAGTCAGGGAAACGGGCGTCGATAAGGCGACAGCTCATTTGTGTTGTTCCGTGCTTTACGAAAAGGTGATTGCTGTTATAGTTGATCACCAGCTCATCATCGTTGTCCGGCATAGCAGACTTCAGTAGGTTGAGCGGTTTTTTGGGAACGATAAGGGAGTCTGCTTTGGGGCAGGCTACATCTGTTCTTTTGTAACGGACCAGGCGATGAGCATCTGTTGCTACAAACTGCAGGCCTTTCTTGTCCATTTCAAAATATACACCGGTCATGGCAGGACGCAGATCGTCGTTACTCACGGCGAACAGTGTTTTATTGATGGCGGTCACCAGGGCGGAGGAAGTCATGGTGAAAGAAGTGGTATCATCAGCTACCGGTTCTTTCGGGAAGTTATCGGGGTTTTCGCCCATAACCTTGTACTTACCGTTGTCGCTGGTGAGCTCAACGCTGAAATTCTTATCGATATTGAAAGTGAGCGGTTGGTCGGGGATGTTTTTCAGGGAGTCCATCAGGATCTTGGCAGGGATACAAACACGACCGGCGTCTTTGGCTTCCACATCCATCTGGATCTTCATCACGGTTTCCAGGTCGGTAGCCACTACAGTCAGTTTGTTCTTATCCACCTCAAAAAGGAAATCTTCCAGGATGGGCAAAACCGTATTGGCGTTGATCACACCACTGATCTGTTGCAACTGTTTCAACAAAGCCGAAGAAGAAACTATAAACTTCATATAATAGTTTAAGATTTGAGCAAATATAGAATTATGAATGATACCTTGTAACGCTTTTTTTGAACAGTTACCGAACGGGAATTGTTAGCAACCTCCGGGCAGGGCCGGACGCAGTATACCACGTTGGTGGTATATCCCGCAGAAGTCCCGGAATGGAGTTGCAAAAGCCGTTAAATTGAATAACTTCATGCCCTCATTCCGGCTCCTGTAACAGGGCATTTAGAAAAAACATTATATAATTACGTATGGTATTTGATAAATTATTTGGATGGGGTAAAAAGAAGAAGGAAGACCCGGCGATCACTTTTGGCCGTTATTCAGACAATAACAAGTCTGTGACCAAGGTGGGCCGCTGGACGGAAGCGGACAATCTTTTCAAGAACCAGGATTATCACCAGTGTATCGAAGCCTTTTTCGACTATCTGCGGGACGATAATGAGCAGAACGTAGTGCTGGAACGTAATGGCCAGGAAGGCAGGTTCCAGGTGTTCCAGGGCTCCAAAGTGGTGCGCGGGGAATTCAATAACGACCGCCTCCAGGCCGAGATCACACTCGCCAAAATGCCGCAGTCGAGCGTTCCCGTGATGCGCCGCCTGCTGGAAATGAATTTCAATCTTTATTATAGCCGCTATGCGCTGGACCAGGACAGGATCTGCATGCGATTCGACAGTGATATCAAAACCGCCAACCCCAACAAACTTTATTACGGGTTGAAAGAACTGGCCACCAAAGCGGATAAACAGGACGATCTCCTGGTGCAGGAATTCACTGCCCTGCAAACAATGGACACAGATCATGTTCTAGAGATCCCGCTCACTGAAAAAGAAGTGAAATACTCTTACTTCCAGAAATGGATCAGCGAAACACTGGAATATATCAAAACCCTGGACGCCGATAAATATTCCGGAGGCATCGCCTATCTCCTGCTCACACTGGCCTTTCGGTTAGATTACCTGATCTCGCCAGAAGGACAATTGCAGAATGAACTGGAAAAACTGGTGGACATCTATTACAGGAAAGACGAAAGGCAAACCATTGAGCGAAACCAACTCATGCGCGAAGCCTACGAAAAACTGCTGACCAAGCCTAAAGAAGAAGTATTCCCCTACCTTTTCCGCAGCCGCCACACTTTTGCCATCGTGAGCCCGCAAAAATATGAAGTGGTTCAGGACGCCATCAATGCAGCAGCACAGAACATGCCCTTCTATAACGAGAACGGACATGCGTTCGTGGCCAATAAAGTGATGGAGTACCCCCTCGCCTTCTGCCAGTATTCCTACAGTCTGCCCAAGCCCTGGACAGACCTGTTCAGGATCTTCATGCAGGTGAATTACGCGGATTACTTTGCTGCGCTTGGCTTCAACACGAAGTATTATGATGTGAACGATAAATCCTTCGAGTCAGATGCCATCCAGGAAGCCATCGAAAAGATAATGGAGGAATGGAAACCGAAATATCCGCACCTGGCTTTCAAACTTCATAGCCTGAAGTATGATAACCTGGTGAACTTTAATCAGAGTTTCAGTACAGAAGTAGCAGCATTGAATTTTGAAGCTTAGA
This portion of the Pseudobacter ginsenosidimutans genome encodes:
- a CDS encoding ROK family protein, which translates into the protein MNDPLWGIDLGGTKIEGVILPSIEEATPLLRLRIDTERKKGYEHILQQIKTLVQQMQEQSGLQPTRIGFGTPGVLDPGLQTMKNCNSTALNGQPLKKDLEELLNVPVVLANDANCFALAETHWGVVKEKVPGAAVVFGIILGTGVGGGIVVNGKLWNGRHGIAGEWGHNFLDESGGPCYCGKTGCVETILSGPALERFYESISGTRANLKEITQYYLSQQNDAAKQTIERLAWFFGKAVSVVTNLLDPDIIVVGGGVGNIDVLYTSGIQSLQHHIFNNRLDVPVLKPAMGDSAGVFGAAALVS
- a CDS encoding sterol desaturase family protein — translated: MESFVQFWENIAPWQRMAILMGGMILFWLIEGAYPLFKFSFKRYKHAGVNLVFLATTVVLNILLGAITIMVCAWVTKNNFGLLNWLNWPVWATIILAIFLMDFFSQYLPHYAMHKVKWMWKFHMIHHSDTKVDVTTGTRHHPGEWMFREGTTIIGALLLGLPIWLYFLYRSVSAIFTHFNHANIRVPKWLDKPISWIFVSPNMHKVHHHYKRPYTDTNYANIFSLWDRLFGTFAYVDPRELKYGLDVLEDATDENLKYQLGLPFNKNVKTDY
- the corA gene encoding magnesium/cobalt transporter CorA; its protein translation is MIEDILSINQRPKMDEVEGVLFCLLNMLFYNDQKKTVETEQISIALGKDFVISFQEDAHRDVFDLLRSRLNMSNSKIRQRTADYLLYSMLDLIVDNYFIVMERLGEQIEMVEEEVIRRSNTKSLARINQLRKELIVLKRNLAPVRDLISGIIRSESDLLDDRTTKYFKDVYDHIMQAYDLGENYRDIVTGMQDLYINNVNLKLNEVMKVMAIVTCLLAPATVIGGIFGMNFEVIPYAHHKWGFYFAVGCMLIIPIWMLWVFRRRGWF
- a CDS encoding type III secretion system chaperone family protein is translated as MVFDKLFGWGKKKKEDPAITFGRYSDNNKSVTKVGRWTEADNLFKNQDYHQCIEAFFDYLRDDNEQNVVLERNGQEGRFQVFQGSKVVRGEFNNDRLQAEITLAKMPQSSVPVMRRLLEMNFNLYYSRYALDQDRICMRFDSDIKTANPNKLYYGLKELATKADKQDDLLVQEFTALQTMDTDHVLEIPLTEKEVKYSYFQKWISETLEYIKTLDADKYSGGIAYLLLTLAFRLDYLISPEGQLQNELEKLVDIYYRKDERQTIERNQLMREAYEKLLTKPKEEVFPYLFRSRHTFAIVSPQKYEVVQDAINAAAQNMPFYNENGHAFVANKVMEYPLAFCQYSYSLPKPWTDLFRIFMQVNYADYFAALGFNTKYYDVNDKSFESDAIQEAIEKIMEEWKPKYPHLAFKLHSLKYDNLVNFNQSFSTEVAALNFEA
- a CDS encoding rhomboid family intramembrane serine protease: MASWKTFVEQPGLNTDEYLLVAAKTVTDLGWEIHFISDHGLIAGIPLSVRANSWGETFTLWLNNGGAYLESRSNGTVIATKRNQQHIEKFLSHFEESQVRITKEEREQLQARVAEVKATGDDDVLNPQSPNYRDPSVKEKWYLPKGGFVVTAALIGICVLMFVLMVMSGGHLFEPSIEVLIKWGANARFLTIVNGEWWRIFTCMFEHIGVIHLLVNMVSLYMIGTLLEPLIGKWRFLTAFIITGAGGSIASIIWNPNVVSAGASGAIFGLFGLMLALLSTNLVEKNFRNAILPNIGTIVVINLIAGFRPGVDYAAHIGGLVTGIVLGYLYFLLIRKSKRPVLYSMISSVLLGIAIIAAGFNSLENAETKYNRIVQQAFKYEEEGMKIMPNLETADKAWLIQCLSEETLPAWESFQKELSKLDQVQLSPILMKKKVLLKEYAELRLKYFGLMRKSLQENTDRYDTELEDYGNQIGAIVDELNKMK
- the dnaN gene encoding DNA polymerase III subunit beta, with amino-acid sequence MKFIVSSSALLKQLQQISGVINANTVLPILEDFLFEVDKNKLTVVATDLETVMKIQMDVEAKDAGRVCIPAKILMDSLKNIPDQPLTFNIDKNFSVELTSDNGKYKVMGENPDNFPKEPVADDTTSFTMTSSALVTAINKTLFAVSNDDLRPAMTGVYFEMDKKGLQFVATDAHRLVRYKRTDVACPKADSLIVPKKPLNLLKSAMPDNDDELVINYNSNHLFVKHGTTQMSCRLIDARFPDYRVVIPADNPYKLTINKSDFQGALRRVSIFSNKSTNQVVLNISGSELQLAAQDVDFSFEGTERMKCQYNGEDLQIAFNGKFLIEMLNAAESDDVVIELSTPTKAGIIKPTEQEENEEMLMLVMPLMLNS
- the kdsB gene encoding 3-deoxy-manno-octulosonate cytidylyltransferase encodes the protein MARMIAMIPARYAATRFPAKLMQTLGNKTVIRHTYDNTVATGLFDEVVVVTDSDIIYNEIVSNGGKAKMSIREHQSGSDRIAEAVTDMDVDIVLNVQGDTPFVQKKPLEKLLQCFNDPTVQVASMMQVLTKKEEIEDPNFVKVAVDRNMNSLMFSRSVLPYPRDTEAPVTYYEHIGVYAFRKQALLDFTNWPMTPLEAAEKIECLRYLEYGIPLRMIVVDYMGIEIDTPADLEKASKLF
- a CDS encoding iron-containing alcohol dehydrogenase family protein produces the protein MKFRNFRMVSYVVYGRGSFDQLDEILAPQRKGDAPMIFLVDHYFQNGGGVRNGKSLTERIPLRGKDKIIFADVTYEPKTTQVDKLAKELKDEFGTVSGIIGIGGGSVMDLAKAVSLMMNNPGSSADYQGWDLVKLPGVYKAGIPTLSGTGAEVSRTTVLTGPTRKLGMNSDFTPFDQIVLDPELCANAPANQRFYTGMDCYIHCIESLQGTYLNEFSKSYGEKALELCRDVFVRKNTWDDECDDKLMMASYAGGMSIAYSQVGVAHAVSYGLSYLLGTKHGIGNCIVMNHLEDYYPEAVVEFKQMVDKNKIDIPVGICEGLSDEQFDTMINVSLGMKPLWENALGKDWESIMTREKLRALYEKL